Proteins from a single region of Companilactobacillus farciminis KCTC 3681 = DSM 20184:
- a CDS encoding 1,4-dihydroxy-2-naphthoate polyprenyltransferase, with protein sequence MKPSVFFELVEIKAKTASVFPFLMGTLYSYYHWHSINALDLVLFFIAMFLFNMAVDINDNYWDYKNATGDDFRQKTNVIGVNNLNIHLVGWLDFSFTVIAAIIGLFIVYRTGLPLLYLGLFSFAVGFCYAGGPFPINRGPLGEFFSGFTMGYVIYLIAIYINVVNNPLVELNFKFYGDALLSSLLTVFAISNLLLANNIADQKEDVGLGRKTLVYYLGKNNSIFILKWLYILGYLALFCSVLLGLLPKLMLLTFLIAPLVYKNAKAFSNNPIKKKTFPLIIKNLLLITLTQTVTFILGVIFKL encoded by the coding sequence TTGAAACCATCTGTTTTTTTCGAACTAGTTGAAATCAAAGCCAAAACGGCTAGCGTCTTTCCATTCTTGATGGGGACGTTGTATTCATATTATCACTGGCACTCAATTAACGCTCTTGATTTGGTCTTATTTTTTATCGCAATGTTTTTATTCAATATGGCAGTCGACATCAACGACAATTACTGGGATTACAAAAATGCCACTGGTGACGACTTCCGCCAGAAGACTAATGTCATCGGTGTCAACAATCTAAACATCCATCTAGTCGGCTGGCTCGATTTTTCTTTTACCGTTATAGCGGCTATCATCGGTCTCTTCATCGTCTATCGAACTGGATTGCCCTTACTTTATTTAGGCCTATTTTCATTTGCCGTCGGCTTCTGTTACGCTGGCGGACCTTTTCCTATTAACCGTGGACCTTTAGGAGAGTTTTTCTCTGGTTTTACGATGGGTTACGTAATTTATTTGATTGCTATCTACATTAACGTCGTCAACAATCCACTCGTAGAACTGAACTTTAAGTTCTATGGCGATGCCTTACTATCATCGCTTCTGACCGTCTTTGCGATTTCTAATCTCTTATTAGCTAATAACATCGCTGACCAAAAAGAAGATGTCGGACTAGGTAGAAAAACTCTAGTTTATTATCTTGGCAAAAACAATTCGATTTTCATCCTAAAATGGCTCTATATCCTAGGTTACTTAGCATTATTCTGTTCTGTTTTACTAGGCTTGTTGCCAAAACTAATGTTGTTGACCTTCCTAATTGCTCCGTTGGTATATAAAAATGCCAAAGCCTTCAGCAATAATCCAATCAAAAAGAAAACTTTCCCATTGATCATCAAAAACCTCTTGCTGATAACTTTGACACAGACGGTTACATTTATTTTAGGTGTTATTTTTAAGCTCTAA
- a CDS encoding glycosyltransferase family 2 protein, giving the protein MKTISVIVPCFNEQETINIYYDAMTKLKEQTNKFKLEYWFIDDGSKDRTYSILKDLQKAHSDEVHFISFSRNFGKESALYAGLNEVTGDYIAVMDVDLQDPPEMLPEMFDLLEDGEYDCVGTARMDREGENKIISFFSDGFYKVINKMSQTKIIPGARDYRLMTRQMVEAIKSMTEYNRFSKGIFSWVGFKTKYLPYKNRERSAGSTSWNFWKLFKYAITGIVDFSEGPLMFATWMGTFFSIVSVIGIIAVFIRKLIYPLSSVGGWASMVSIILFIGGIQLLSIGILGEYIGKIFLEVKKRPIYIVKDKK; this is encoded by the coding sequence ATGAAAACTATATCTGTTATCGTTCCGTGTTTTAACGAACAAGAAACCATTAATATTTATTATGACGCCATGACCAAGCTCAAGGAACAAACTAATAAATTCAAGCTGGAATATTGGTTTATCGATGATGGATCAAAGGATCGAACTTACTCAATCTTAAAAGATTTACAAAAAGCCCACAGTGATGAGGTTCACTTTATTTCCTTCTCACGTAACTTCGGTAAAGAATCAGCTTTATATGCTGGATTAAACGAAGTAACTGGTGATTATATCGCCGTTATGGATGTCGATCTTCAAGACCCACCAGAAATGTTGCCCGAAATGTTTGATTTGCTAGAAGATGGCGAATACGACTGTGTCGGAACAGCCAGAATGGACCGTGAAGGCGAAAATAAAATCATCTCCTTCTTCTCTGATGGCTTTTACAAGGTCATCAACAAAATGTCCCAAACAAAAATCATCCCTGGAGCTAGAGATTATCGCCTGATGACTCGCCAAATGGTTGAAGCTATCAAATCAATGACTGAATACAATCGTTTCTCCAAAGGTATCTTCAGTTGGGTCGGATTCAAGACTAAGTACTTACCTTACAAGAATCGTGAACGTTCAGCTGGTTCAACTTCCTGGAATTTCTGGAAATTATTCAAATACGCTATCACTGGTATCGTTGATTTCTCAGAAGGACCTTTGATGTTTGCCACGTGGATGGGAACCTTCTTCTCAATCGTTTCAGTTATCGGTATCATTGCAGTATTTATTCGGAAATTAATTTATCCACTAAGTAGCGTTGGTGGCTGGGCCTCAATGGTCTCAATTATTTTATTCATCGGTGGAATTCAACTTCTCAGTATCGGTATTTTAGGTGAATATATCGGTAAAATTTTCTTGGAAGTTAAAAAGCGCCCTATCTATATCGTTAAAGATAAAAAATAA
- a CDS encoding TetR/AcrR family transcriptional regulator, which produces MNVRDQQAESTKNAILKVAAEMFLSQGYQATSTRKIAQELNITQPNMYHYYKNKKVLYIKALEHVVSGFSDNLLEEYKKKQDLPFEELLLELSQFMIGNFKINYFIMRNDIETFFTPEERKEIMQNWDGGYYKVLFNVFQSHKEELRSDLAIPVQVGTFLTMLLPYIEYNDAKRKRNIANLKTVINIFINGITKN; this is translated from the coding sequence ATGAACGTACGGGATCAACAAGCCGAAAGCACTAAGAATGCGATTTTAAAAGTTGCTGCAGAGATGTTTCTTTCACAAGGTTATCAAGCGACCTCAACACGCAAGATTGCCCAAGAGTTAAATATTACGCAACCCAACATGTATCACTATTACAAAAACAAGAAAGTTCTTTATATCAAAGCACTTGAACATGTTGTCAGCGGTTTTAGCGATAATTTGTTAGAAGAATATAAAAAGAAACAAGACTTACCTTTTGAAGAGTTGCTCTTAGAGCTTTCACAATTTATGATTGGTAATTTCAAAATAAATTATTTCATTATGAGAAACGATATCGAAACTTTCTTCACTCCCGAAGAGCGTAAAGAGATCATGCAAAATTGGGATGGTGGATATTACAAAGTTTTATTCAACGTTTTTCAATCTCACAAAGAAGAACTACGTTCTGACCTAGCTATCCCAGTTCAAGTTGGAACTTTTTTAACAATGTTACTCCCTTACATTGAGTACAACGATGCTAAAAGGAAGCGCAATATTGCTAATCTTAAAACGGTTATCAATATTTTCATCAATGGCATCACGAAAAATTAG
- a CDS encoding acetate/propionate family kinase, translating into MKIMAINAGSSTLKWKLFEMPEKVTIASGMIDRLGSPKAIFKLKYNGKKVEEEKAIESNDVAVLAVLDALKDMDIIQRYEDIVAFGHRVVAGGEDFKKSAIVTDENLQKIMDLSEYAPLHNKVEAYYIDVFKKLVPRAIQVAVFDTSFFVDIPKMNYLYSVDMDDYKKYHVRRYGAHGTSHRYIAQRLDKIVDGGIQDKNVIVLHLGSGASISAIKHGKAFDISMGFTPLAGIMMSSRSGDIDFSILPYLMRKLGLTDINDMIDILNHKSGLLGISGISPDMRDIEANEDTNQRAKLALEMYRNRILKFIGSYIAEMGGVDVIAFTAGVGENSSEVREDIMSGLEFMGLKIDDENNHVRGKEIKITTDDSTIAAYTIPTNEELMIAQDTYDFARLLDGFRA; encoded by the coding sequence ATGAAGATTATGGCTATAAATGCAGGTAGTTCAACTTTGAAGTGGAAACTTTTTGAAATGCCTGAAAAAGTAACGATTGCTTCAGGTATGATCGACCGTCTGGGCAGTCCCAAAGCTATTTTTAAATTGAAGTACAACGGTAAAAAAGTTGAAGAAGAAAAAGCTATCGAATCTAATGATGTCGCCGTATTAGCAGTTCTTGATGCTCTAAAGGATATGGATATTATCCAAAGATACGAAGATATTGTAGCCTTTGGTCATCGTGTGGTTGCTGGAGGGGAAGACTTCAAGAAGTCAGCCATCGTGACCGATGAAAACTTGCAAAAAATTATGGACTTGTCAGAATACGCTCCATTGCACAACAAAGTGGAAGCTTATTACATCGACGTCTTCAAAAAATTGGTCCCTAGGGCAATTCAAGTAGCTGTCTTTGATACCTCATTCTTTGTCGATATTCCCAAAATGAATTATCTTTACAGTGTTGATATGGATGACTACAAGAAGTATCACGTACGTCGTTATGGAGCTCACGGAACTAGTCACCGTTATATCGCTCAACGTTTGGATAAAATCGTCGATGGCGGTATTCAAGACAAAAATGTTATCGTCCTTCATCTAGGTAGTGGTGCTTCTATTAGTGCTATCAAACATGGCAAAGCTTTCGATATTTCGATGGGCTTCACGCCATTAGCAGGTATCATGATGAGCTCTAGAAGTGGTGACATTGACTTCTCAATCTTGCCATACTTGATGAGAAAACTCGGTTTGACTGACATTAACGACATGATTGATATCTTGAATCACAAGTCAGGCTTGTTAGGTATCTCTGGTATTTCACCTGATATGCGTGATATTGAAGCCAACGAAGATACTAACCAACGTGCTAAATTAGCCTTGGAAATGTATCGTAATCGAATTTTGAAGTTCATCGGTTCATATATCGCTGAAATGGGTGGAGTGGACGTCATAGCTTTCACTGCCGGAGTTGGTGAGAATTCTAGTGAAGTTCGTGAAGATATTATGAGTGGCCTTGAATTCATGGGCTTGAAGATCGACGACGAGAATAATCACGTCAGAGGTAAAGAAATCAAGATTACAACTGATGATTCAACGATTGCTGCCTATACGATCCCAACGAACGAAGAGTTAATGATTGCGCAAGATACTTATGATTTTGCTAGATTATTGGATGGATTTAGAGCTTAA
- the cydC gene encoding thiol reductant ABC exporter subunit CydC: protein MNFFKTFKHDTWVKPYIKQYKGLLITALTLGLLTSFCAGALMFTSGYTIDKAATHPVNILLIYVPILLTRAFGIGRPVFKYVERLKSHNWVLRVTSDLRTRLYKTLESDASFFNEHHKTGDIMGLLSEDISHLQNLYLRTIFPAVIGYLLTIIGSLALGIFNPAFGFFVFLLLFIEVFLVPLFSVSIESARRAYQKEVKSDLYVQLTDNILGVDDWIISGRKDDFRNLTSENIHNLDQSQLKSKAFRRNRDFGLQLIFAALAICFLIFTNLTMTNGQEQANFVSAVVLAIFPLSDAIIPVSQGFEEWPLYKDSIQRLNTIKPVKSNLPAQIDLAPNDFKSLTLNNVSFEYDTDSPILIKNFSQTIHKGEKLALLGPSGIGKTTVLQLILGDLTPTAGQIKINDYDIAQVQEHRQKLFSVLNQKPFLFNTTLMNNVRLGNEGKSDVEVKQALERVGLKDLVESLPDKYNTLVGENGSRFSGGEQERIALARILLQDAPIVLLDEPTVGLDPITENDLLETFFSVLKDKTIIWVTHHLQGVNHVDKVVFMNSEEIEMQGAPKDLYQSNKHFKELYQMDQGL, encoded by the coding sequence ATGAATTTCTTTAAAACATTCAAGCATGATACTTGGGTCAAACCTTATATCAAACAATATAAAGGTCTGTTGATCACTGCTTTAACATTGGGCTTATTGACGTCATTTTGTGCCGGTGCTTTGATGTTTACTTCTGGCTATACAATTGATAAAGCTGCTACACATCCAGTCAATATTCTTTTGATTTACGTACCTATCCTTTTAACGAGAGCCTTTGGTATTGGTCGTCCTGTTTTCAAATACGTGGAACGATTAAAGAGTCACAACTGGGTTTTAAGAGTTACATCTGATTTAAGAACTCGACTTTATAAAACCTTGGAAAGTGACGCTTCATTTTTCAATGAACATCATAAAACTGGCGACATCATGGGTTTGTTGTCAGAAGATATTTCCCATTTACAAAACCTTTATTTAAGAACTATTTTTCCAGCTGTTATCGGTTACTTATTGACCATCATCGGCTCGCTTGCCTTAGGAATCTTCAATCCTGCTTTTGGATTCTTCGTCTTCCTGTTGCTTTTTATTGAAGTATTCCTAGTACCGCTATTTTCAGTCTCGATTGAAAGTGCTCGCCGGGCTTATCAAAAAGAGGTCAAAAGTGACCTTTATGTTCAACTAACTGACAATATTTTAGGCGTCGATGATTGGATCATTTCTGGTCGTAAAGATGATTTTAGAAACCTAACCTCAGAAAATATTCATAATCTTGACCAATCACAGTTAAAATCAAAGGCTTTTCGTCGCAATCGTGACTTTGGTTTACAGTTGATTTTCGCTGCTTTAGCAATCTGTTTCTTGATTTTTACTAACTTAACGATGACTAACGGCCAAGAACAAGCCAACTTCGTTTCTGCGGTCGTCTTGGCTATCTTTCCACTCTCAGATGCCATTATCCCTGTCAGTCAAGGGTTTGAAGAATGGCCCCTCTATAAGGACTCCATTCAACGTCTAAATACCATTAAACCAGTCAAGAGTAATTTGCCTGCTCAGATTGATTTAGCTCCTAACGACTTTAAGAGTTTGACATTAAACAACGTATCTTTCGAATATGATACCGACTCACCAATCTTGATTAAAAACTTTTCGCAAACGATTCATAAAGGAGAAAAATTAGCACTTTTAGGTCCAAGTGGAATCGGTAAAACAACAGTATTGCAATTGATCCTAGGAGATCTGACGCCAACCGCTGGTCAAATTAAGATTAACGATTACGATATTGCTCAAGTTCAAGAGCATCGTCAAAAACTATTCTCTGTCTTGAATCAGAAGCCGTTTCTCTTCAACACTACGTTGATGAATAACGTTAGATTAGGAAATGAAGGCAAATCTGATGTCGAAGTCAAACAAGCCTTAGAACGCGTTGGTTTAAAAGATTTGGTCGAATCATTGCCCGATAAATACAACACACTAGTCGGTGAAAACGGCTCAAGATTTTCCGGTGGCGAACAAGAAAGAATCGCTTTAGCCAGAATCCTATTACAAGATGCTCCTATCGTCTTGCTTGATGAACCAACGGTTGGACTTGACCCCATTACAGAAAATGACTTATTAGAAACCTTCTTCTCCGTTTTAAAGGACAAAACTATCATTTGGGTAACTCATCACTTGCAAGGAGTTAATCACGTTGACAAGGTAGTCTTTATGAATAGTGAAGAGATTGAAATGCAGGGTGCTCCTAAAGACCTTTATCAATCAAATAAACATTTCAAAGAGCTCTATCAAATGGACCAAGGATTATAA
- a CDS encoding polyprenyl synthetase family protein, with protein MANSIWKSYPKLGKKLDLTTDFIHQEVKIQNLDISKMIVDLTSGGKMLRPAFFLLFSDFGTTKKTTQELIPLAASIEILHVATLIHDDVIDDSPLRRSRPTVHTKYGRRNAIYAGDYLFTLYFELISRNLQHNTDILLNALSMKKILVGELDQMLINFNVDATTDMYFKEISGKTAELFSLSAKMGAIVGDSSQEVIERCQNIGHDIGMAFQIIDDILDFSSTSQTGKPVHEDLKNGVYSLPYILGLEAKNQKLVAVLSKDHLSDEDDNVATQIVLDDGYLDQAKRIAREFTDRAVLEIEKLPKNHNQVILKNVVKKLSNRIK; from the coding sequence ATGGCGAACTCAATTTGGAAAAGTTACCCTAAATTAGGGAAAAAATTGGATCTAACGACTGATTTCATTCACCAAGAAGTTAAGATTCAAAATCTAGATATTAGTAAAATGATTGTCGATTTAACTTCAGGCGGGAAGATGTTGCGTCCGGCATTTTTCTTGCTGTTCAGTGATTTTGGAACTACTAAAAAAACGACGCAAGAATTGATTCCTTTGGCAGCTTCGATCGAGATTTTGCACGTGGCGACTTTGATTCACGATGATGTAATCGATGATTCGCCATTACGTCGTAGTCGTCCTACGGTTCATACGAAGTACGGCCGTAGAAACGCGATATATGCTGGGGATTATTTATTTACGCTTTACTTTGAATTGATTTCAAGAAACTTGCAGCATAACACGGATATTTTGTTGAATGCCCTGAGTATGAAGAAAATTCTAGTCGGAGAATTAGATCAAATGTTGATTAATTTCAATGTCGACGCTACTACCGATATGTACTTTAAAGAAATTTCCGGAAAAACTGCCGAATTATTCAGTCTCAGTGCCAAGATGGGTGCAATCGTTGGTGACAGTAGTCAAGAAGTTATTGAACGCTGCCAAAATATTGGTCATGATATTGGAATGGCTTTTCAGATTATTGATGATATTTTGGACTTCAGTTCGACTTCTCAAACTGGTAAGCCAGTCCATGAAGATTTGAAAAATGGCGTCTATTCGTTGCCTTATATCTTAGGTTTAGAAGCTAAGAATCAAAAGCTAGTCGCTGTCTTGTCGAAGGATCATTTGAGTGATGAAGATGATAATGTGGCTACACAAATAGTTTTAGACGATGGTTATTTGGATCAAGCTAAAAGAATTGCTCGTGAATTTACTGATCGAGCCGTTCTAGAGATTGAAAAATTACCTAAGAATCATAATCAAGTTATTTTAAAAAATGTTGTTAAAAAATTAAGCAATCGAATCAAATAA